The Halanaerobiales bacterium genome contains the following window.
TCTTTCGGGTGGAGAAAAGCAATTAACAGTATTGGCTTCAGTTTTGGCTTTAGAACCAGAAATATTAATATTTGATGAAGTAATGTCCCAAATAGATACTAAGGGAAAAAAATTAATCAAAGAAATAATAATTTTATTAAAAGAAAAAGGGAAAACAATAGTAATGGTTGAGCATGATTTGGAAAATGCTGAAATAGCAGACCGTAAACTTCTTCTTAAAAACGGGAGGTTAAAAAAATTTGCAGGAGAATTATAACAAAGCATTTCTTAAAGCAAATAATATAAGTTTTAGTTATAAAAAAGGTGAATTGCTTTTAAAAGATATTACAGCTTCTTTTTATAAAGGAGAATTTGTGGCTATAATAGGGCCAAATGGATCAGGCAAAACCACCTTTGGAAAAATATTGAGCGGGATTTTATCTGTAGATACTGGGAAAATTTATGTTGACTCTGTAAATATAGAAAATATTTCTTTAGGTAAAATAGGCAAAAAAATTGGTTATCTTTTTCAGGAACCAGAAAGACAGCTTTTTGCCCCAACTGTAAGAGAAGAAATAGCATTTGCTCATTCATTTATGGGAAAAACTAAAGAATTTATTGATAATAAAGTATCAGAAATGATAGAAATATTTTCTCTGCAAGGGTTAGAAAATGCCTCTCCTTATAAAATAAGTCGAGGAGAAAGACAGCGAGTAGCTTTGGCTGCTATTTTAACAAATGAGCCTTCATATTTAATATTAGATGAACCTACAACCGGGCTTGATAGTAAAAGAAAGGGAAAGCTGGCAGAATTTTTATATGAATTAAAAAAACAGGATCTTGGTCTGGCAGTTATTAGCCATGATAAAGATTTTATAGTTGAAAATGCTGATAGAGTTTTAAAAATTTCAGGGGGTGTTATTAATGAAGTTTGATCCCCGTAGTAAACTTGTATTAGTATTTTCTTTTTCAAGTTTGGCAGTTTTTGTAAAAGATATATTTTTATTATTGATAGTATTATTATTATCTTTTTTAACATCTAATTATTTTAAAGGTGACTGGTCTTTTTTAAAAAGGATTAAAAAATTTATTATACTATTTTTAGGAATAGCTTTTTTACAGAGTATTTTTGCTCCTGCTGGAGAGAGTTTATTAACTATAAGCGGTCTTCCGATTTTGACTTTAGGAGGTTTGGCAAAAGGGATAAGAGTGATTTTAAGAATGATGATCATTATTGTTTCTGCGACTATTATGAGAGGTTCTAGTTCACGAGAAATCATCCAGGCTTTAGTTCAGTGGAAAATTCCTTATGAAATTGCCTTTATGGTTTCTCTTGCTATTAGGTTTTTACCAATTTTACGAGATGAAGCTAAGGATGTATTTACTGCTATTCAATTAAGAGGAATCGAAGTTGAAGAACTTTCCCTATATAAAAGATTTAAAGTTTATTCATATTTATTTATGCCTGTTTTATCAGGAGTTATTTATAGAGCACGGGAGTTATC
Protein-coding sequences here:
- a CDS encoding ABC transporter ATP-binding protein — its product is MQENYNKAFLKANNISFSYKKGELLLKDITASFYKGEFVAIIGPNGSGKTTFGKILSGILSVDTGKIYVDSVNIENISLGKIGKKIGYLFQEPERQLFAPTVREEIAFAHSFMGKTKEFIDNKVSEMIEIFSLQGLENASPYKISRGERQRVALAAILTNEPSYLILDEPTTGLDSKRKGKLAEFLYELKKQDLGLAVISHDKDFIVENADRVLKISGGVINEV
- a CDS encoding energy-coupling factor transporter transmembrane component T, with amino-acid sequence MKFDPRSKLVLVFSFSSLAVFVKDIFLLLIVLLLSFLTSNYFKGDWSFLKRIKKFIILFLGIAFLQSIFAPAGESLLTISGLPILTLGGLAKGIRVILRMMIIIVSATIMRGSSSREIIQALVQWKIPYEIAFMVSLAIRFLPILRDEAKDVFTAIQLRGIEVEELSLYKRFKVYSYLFMPVLSGVIYRARELSTSIESRGFRAYPERTSYIKLRLSLKDYILMITSMLFTLIILILYFI